Proteins encoded together in one Raphanus sativus cultivar WK10039 unplaced genomic scaffold, ASM80110v3 Scaffold2184, whole genome shotgun sequence window:
- the LOC130505339 gene encoding protein CRABS CLAW-like, with product MNLEEKPTMASRASPQAEHLYYVRCSICNTILAVGIPMKRMLDTVTVKCGHCGNLSFLTTSPPLQGHVSLTLQMQSFGGNEYKKGSSSSSSSSTSSDQPPSPRPPFVVKPPEKKQRLPSAYNRFMRDEIQRIKSANPEIPHREAFSAAAKNWAKYIPNSPTSITSGGSNIHGFGFGEKK from the exons ATGAACCTTGAAGAGAAACCAACCATGGCTTCAAGGGCTTCACCTCAAGCCGAACATCTCTACTACGTCCGGTGCAGCATCTGCAACACCATCCTCGCG GTTGGGATACCAATGAAGAGAATGCTTGACACTGTAACGGTGAAATGTGGCCATTGTGGTAACCTCTCGTTTCTCACCACAAGCCCTCCTCTGCAAGGCCATGTCAGCCTCACCCTTCAG ATGCAGAGCTTTGGTGGGAATGAGTATAAGAAGGGAagctcttcttcctcctcgtcttctACCTCCAGTGACCAGCCGCCGTCTCCTAGACCACCCTTTGTCGTTAAAC CTCCTGAGAAGAAGCAGAGACTTCCATCGGCTTACAACCGCTTCATGAG ggaTGAGATACAACGCATCAAGAGTGCGAATCCGGAAATACCACATCGTGAAGCTTTCAGCGCTGCTGCCAAAAAt TGGGCTAAGTACATACCCAATTCTCCTACTTCCATTACTTCCGGAGGCAGCAACATCCAC GGTTTCGGATTCGGTGAGAAGAAGTGA